The Bradyrhizobium sp. CCGB01 genome segment TGCCCACAGCGACCAGTTCATGAAGTCCTTGCGGGTGTCCTTGGCATAGGCATTGCCGTCGAACACGTCGATCGCCGCGAACTTGCCGGCCTGCACCGTGAGCCTGGAAATGTCGACCTTCTGTCCGAGCTGCAGCTGGCCGCTCGCAAGCTCCTCCTGCTCGCCGCCGAAGCCGAACGTCTGGCGCACGAACAGGCGCGAGGTGTTGTAATGCGGATAGGGGAAGTTGGATTTCTGCGCTTCGCCGTTGGGGAAGCCGGCGGCGCCGACGGTGTCGTTCAGTCCAAATCCCTGGAGCAGTTCGGGATTGTAATAGACCTCGCCGCCGTCCCACAGTCGTGCGTTCAGGAACAGGCTGTTGCTCCAGGTCGCCTTGGCCTGCGCCGACGGTGAGAGCGAGTTCGTTCCGCTGTAGAGGGCGGGGAACGACGGATAGCCTTGCGGCAGATAGGTGCTCTGGCCGTGAATCTCCCAGCGATCCGATTCCGTGTCGATCAGGGAGCTCTTCGGGTTGTAGCTCGGCATGCCCGGCCAATCGACCTTGCGGTTGAGGCCGAGCCTGACCTGCTGGAAGTCGAGCGAGGAGGAGGTGTATTGGGCGCCCGTGGAGAAGGCGACGTTCGCGCCGTCGAACCGGCTGTAGAGATATTCGAGCCGCGCGCTCCAATGCGGCGCGAAGCCGTATTCGATGCCGGCACCTGCGACCCAGCCGGGCCGCGTGTTCAGGATTTTCGGGACATCTGCGCCGGAGGCCGGCGTGTCGAAATAGCGCTCGCCCATCCATGCAAAGCCGCCGGTGGCGTAGACCAGCCACGGTCCGCTGGTGTAGCCGACGCGGCCGCGCACGCTCGCGGTGTAATCCCATTGCTGGGTGACGGTGTGAGCGGGCGTTGCCAGGAAGGAGACGATCGAGTTCGAGGTGATGTAGTTGGGAAACGAGAAATCGCCTTCGACGCCGACGAGCCAGCCGGAGTTGAGCCGGTAATTGTAGCCGGCCTGCACGCCGCCGATCATGCCGCTGAAGACGCCGCTGTCGTTGACCGCGGCGCCGTCATTCAGCGCAAAGCGCGACGACCCAAGGCTGTAGCCAGCATGCGCGCCGATATAGAGGCCGGTCCAGTCATAGACCGCTTTCAGCGCCGGGGCCTTCAGCGGCAGATCGGCCGCGCGGCCGGCGGCAGGAAGAGCCATCACGCCCGAGGCAATCGCCGCGGCCGTCCGCAAGTACCTGTAACGGTGACCTCTCAAAATCAAAACGCACGCCCCCAAAACGCAGATGTGTTCCACCCGCCGCGATACCCCAGCCGATTCGCGGCGACTCTGTCACCAGGAGTTGGTTGCTCCCGCGTTCGGACCAGACGATCTCGATTCGACGCGACTTCTTCCCAAGCCCCTGAGCTTGTTGCGAACCTTATTGCGATTAATTCGCAATAGCAACTGGCGCGGATTGCCGCGGAGAATGGTTCGCATCGCTGTGTGACGGGGCTGCAACAATGTCCCGCTGCCCAAAATGGATGACCCCGCCCGGGGGGACATCCGGGCGGGGTCGGGGGCACGACACGGGGTGGATGAGGCGCCCGTGTCGGACGCAGGATCCACGTGTGAGATCGGCCTCAGGTACTCAGATCAGTAGCAGGTGCGAACGCGGCCAACGTACTGGCCGAAGGCGTTGTACTGGGCGACCCAGCCGCAGCGGTGATAGCCGTAATAATAGGGGTCGTTGCTGGCGGCGACCGCGGAGCCGACGACGGCGGCGGTGGCGATGCCGGCACCCACACCCCAGACCCAGCCCGGCTGCTTGGCTTCGGCCGAGGAGGTGGTGGACACGATGCTGCCGGTGACGGCGAGGGCAGCGAGAGCGACGGCGGCAATCCTGGTCTTGATCGACATGTGAAACTCCATCCGGGTTGAGGCGGTCCGTTGTGGCCCGCGTGCCCAATTGGACGGAGGCTCTTCGCGTCCGGTTCGAAGGCGCGAAATGCGGCCCCCGAATCCGGGTCATTCCTGAATGATTTCAGGATGATGCGAGCTAACCGAGAGGCCCTTTGGCGAGCCTGCTCACGTCGAAGTTATCGACTTCAGCCAGCAGCTCGCAGAAGGCCGTCGCGCCCTGATCAAGCAGCTGCTCGCCCTTCTCGGGGACGGCGAGCGTCGCATTCCCGATTGCGCCGCTGGCGTGGAGATCCTGCGCCTGCCAGGCGAACGGTGCGGGCCGCTGCGTCGACAGCCAGCGATATTGCTTCTCCATCGCGATGCTGCTCGCGGGAAAATCCGCGATCGCATCAACGCGCACCTGATCGGGATAGCGTGCCAGCATGATCGAGGTTTCGACCGCGCCGCCGTGAATGCCGTGGCGCACTTCATCCGCCGGGAACAGTTTCTCCGCGCCCGACAGCCGCGACCACGACGTCGTCACCACGAATAGCCTGTGATGCGCGCGAAGATCCTGCGCGACCAGCATCATGGCCGCGCTGTTGCCGCCATGGCTGGTGATGATGACGAGCTTCTTCATTCCGCGGCGCGCGATGTCCCCGCCGATCCCTGTCCATCGCTTGAGCGCGGCGTCAGTCGGCAGCGTTTGCGTGCCCGGATAGTCGATATGCTCGGTGGAAATCCCGACCGGTTCGATGGGCAGGAACGTCGCCGGAACATCCGCGGGCAACAGCTCGCGCACGCGCGCGAGATAGGCGTCCGCGATCAGCACGTCGGTCGCGAGCGGCAGATGCGGCCCGTGCTGCTCGGTCGCCGCCAGCGGCAGCACCGCGATCCAGCGCGAGGGTTCCGAGGGCGCGGTCGCGCTCCAGTTGATGTCGGCCCAGTCGCGGGGCGGAGACGAATTCATCGAGGTTTCTTTGCGCCGATTTGTAACGTAATTTGGAGTTCTTCGGGGGACGCTGCTCGGCCGGCCGCGTCTCCCGAAATTTCTTGTTTATCATGGGCCGGAACGATCGACGGAGTCCAATCATGCGCCCCATCCATCTGCGGCGAGCGTTAACGGGGGCCCTGGTGGCCGCATCTCTCGCGGCCCTGCCTGTGCGTGCCGAGACGCTGGACAAGGTCACCTTCGGCACCAATTGGGTCGCCGAGGCCGAACATGGCGGCTTCTTCCAGGCGGTCGCCGACGGGACCTACAAGAAGTATGGGCTCGACGTCACCATCGTTCCCGGCGGTCCGAACGAGAACAACCGGATGCTGCTGATCGCCGGCAAGATCGATTTCTTCATGGCCGCGAACACGCTGATGTCGTTCGACGCGGTGGCCAACAACGTCCCCGTCGTCACGATTGCCGCGGTCTTCCAGAAGGATCCGCAGGTGATGCTGACGCAGCCCGATGCCAAGGTCGCCAAAATTGAGGACCTCAAGCCGCTGACGCTGTTCGTCTCCAAGGAGGGCATGACCAGCTACTTCCAGTGGCTGAAGTCCGAATACGGTTTCAGCGAGAAGAACGTCCGTCCCTATAATTTCAATCCGCAGCCCTTCATCGCCAACCCCAAGAGCGCGATGCAAGGCTACGTCACCTCCGAGCCCTTCGCCGTCGAGAAAGCCGCGGGCTTCAAGCCGAACGTGCTGCTGCTCGCCGATTCCGGCTTCAACACCTATTCGACCCTGATCGAGACCCGCCGCGACGTGGTCGAGAAGAAGCCCGACCTGGTGCAGCGCTTCGTCGATGCCTCGATGATCGGCTGGTACAACTACATCTACCGCGACAATTCCGCGGGCAACGCCATGATCAAGAAGCTCAATCCGGAGATGACCGACGAGCTGCTCGCCTATTCCGTCGCCAAGATGAAGGAATACGGCATCGTCGATTCCGGCGAGTCGCTGAAAAACGGTATCGGCGCGATGAGCGACGATCGCTACAGCTCCTTCTTCAACAAGATGGTGAAGGCCGGCGTCGTGAAGCCCGATCTCGATTTCCGCAAATCCTACACCCTGCGCTTCGTCAACAAGGGCGTCGGCGTCGAGCTGCGCCCCAGCAAGCCGTAAACGCAAGGTCGATGTCACCGATCAAAACTCCGGCCGGAGTCGAGACCGGCCTGACGGCCTTGGCTGTCAGCCTGCGCGGCGTGACGAAGGCCTATGACAACGGCGTCATGGCGCTCGGCCCGCTCGATCTTGCCGTGCGCAAGGGCGAGTTCATTTCGCTGCTCGGCCCGTCCGGTTGCGGCAAGTCGACGGCGCTGCGCATCATCGCGGAGCTCAGTGCGCCGTCGTCAGGCACTGTGCGGCTGGCGCGTCACGAGGGCGTGCCGCAGCCGGGCCACGGCATCGGCTTCGTGTTTCAGGAGCCGACCCTGATGCCCTGGACCAGCGTGCGCGAGAACGTGCGGTTGCCCCTGAGGCTCGCAGGTGTGCCGAAGGCGGACGCGCGTGCGCGTGCCGACGCGGCGCTGGCGAGCGTCGGGCTCGCCGATTTCGCCGAGGCATATCCGCGCGAGCTCTCCGGCGGCATGAAGATGCGGGTGTCGCTGGCGCGCGCGCTCGTCACCGATCCAGACATCCTCCTGATGGACGAGCCGTTCGCGGCGCTCGACGAGATCACGCGCTTCCGCCTCAACAACGATCTGCTCGCGCT includes the following:
- a CDS encoding ABC transporter ATP-binding protein, with translation MSPIKTPAGVETGLTALAVSLRGVTKAYDNGVMALGPLDLAVRKGEFISLLGPSGCGKSTALRIIAELSAPSSGTVRLARHEGVPQPGHGIGFVFQEPTLMPWTSVRENVRLPLRLAGVPKADARARADAALASVGLADFAEAYPRELSGGMKMRVSLARALVTDPDILLMDEPFAALDEITRFRLNNDLLALWRSLGKTVIFVTHSVFESVYLSQRVVVMTARPGRIQADIRIETVEPRAEEFRTSAAYSDYCRRVSAALAPSYSGQSTL
- a CDS encoding ABC transporter substrate-binding protein, whose amino-acid sequence is MRPIHLRRALTGALVAASLAALPVRAETLDKVTFGTNWVAEAEHGGFFQAVADGTYKKYGLDVTIVPGGPNENNRMLLIAGKIDFFMAANTLMSFDAVANNVPVVTIAAVFQKDPQVMLTQPDAKVAKIEDLKPLTLFVSKEGMTSYFQWLKSEYGFSEKNVRPYNFNPQPFIANPKSAMQGYVTSEPFAVEKAAGFKPNVLLLADSGFNTYSTLIETRRDVVEKKPDLVQRFVDASMIGWYNYIYRDNSAGNAMIKKLNPEMTDELLAYSVAKMKEYGIVDSGESLKNGIGAMSDDRYSSFFNKMVKAGVVKPDLDFRKSYTLRFVNKGVGVELRPSKP
- a CDS encoding creatininase family protein; its protein translation is MNSSPPRDWADINWSATAPSEPSRWIAVLPLAATEQHGPHLPLATDVLIADAYLARVRELLPADVPATFLPIEPVGISTEHIDYPGTQTLPTDAALKRWTGIGGDIARRGMKKLVIITSHGGNSAAMMLVAQDLRAHHRLFVVTTSWSRLSGAEKLFPADEVRHGIHGGAVETSIMLARYPDQVRVDAIADFPASSIAMEKQYRWLSTQRPAPFAWQAQDLHASGAIGNATLAVPEKGEQLLDQGATAFCELLAEVDNFDVSRLAKGPLG
- a CDS encoding carbohydrate porin, translated to MALPAAGRAADLPLKAPALKAVYDWTGLYIGAHAGYSLGSSRFALNDGAAVNDSGVFSGMIGGVQAGYNYRLNSGWLVGVEGDFSFPNYITSNSIVSFLATPAHTVTQQWDYTASVRGRVGYTSGPWLVYATGGFAWMGERYFDTPASGADVPKILNTRPGWVAGAGIEYGFAPHWSARLEYLYSRFDGANVAFSTGAQYTSSSLDFQQVRLGLNRKVDWPGMPSYNPKSSLIDTESDRWEIHGQSTYLPQGYPSFPALYSGTNSLSPSAQAKATWSNSLFLNARLWDGGEVYYNPELLQGFGLNDTVGAAGFPNGEAQKSNFPYPHYNTSRLFVRQTFGFGGEQEELASGQLQLGQKVDISRLTVQAGKFAAIDVFDGNAYAKDTRKDFMNWSLWAPGAFDYSADKVGLTYGVTAELNQKQWALRGGYFLMVAEPNSNHFDTRIGERGQYALELETRFSLFGQPGKLRTMGWVDSANMGSFRETLDNPALNLDIAQTRRGRLKYGYVLNLEQAITDDVGLFGRWSWNDGRFETLAFTDINSSLAGGLSIKGTKWGRPDDVIGIGGAINAISQDYRDFLAAGGLGVLVGDGALNYRKERILETYYAYALNKALTFTADYQLIVNPAYNADRGPVSVFSGRLHGEF